The genomic region TCCATTCTCGAGGCGCACGCCTGCGGAAAGCCGGTCGTGGCGACCCGGCTCGGCACCGGGGTCGAATTCGCGAATCTGGACGGCGAGACGGGCCTGAACGTGCCGCCGCGCGACCCGGAAGCGCTGGCCGCCGCCATCAACCGCTTGCTCGGCGATGCCCACATACGCGACACTATGGGCAACCGCGCGCGGGAACGGGTGAAACGGGAATTCCATGCCGAGCGCGCCGCGCGCGATGAGTTTGCTTTGTTTGAAGAAGTATTGCAGGTAAAGAACTAGGGCCTGAGAATGAAGACGGACCCGATCTGGAACGAAATCCACCAAATGAAAAAACTGATTGCCCGAGAAGTAGGCAAGGACGCAGGCAAGCTGTGCGCGCTCTTGCGTGAATCGGCCAAACAACATCCCGAACGCATGGTGAATCCGTTGTTGCAGGAAGCCAAGTGAAACGTTCGCCGCGCCAAGCGTGGAAATGGTTGAAATAAAGGCCGTTTAAATTTCCGGATTCGCGCATCGGAAGATTGGATCTTTCGCCCGCTGAGTGTTGAGTATGTCTGAAAACTGGTATCTGATATTCGCGTTTTTGCTGGCGATGACGTTTGCGACGTCGCTGCTGCTGACGGAGCTGGTGCGGCGGCTTGCGTTGAAATGGCGGTTCATGGACCATCCCGGCGAGCGCAAGATGCACGAATCGCCGATCCCGTTGATGGGCGGGGTGGCCATCTTCACGACATTCTACGCATGGCTTCTCGTCAGTTTTCTGGCGCCCCGGCTGTTTCTTGAATTCGGTTCGGAATGGTGGGCGGAGCGCTTTCTGGCCGGGCTGGGCGAAAACGCGGGCGCGAAACTGACCGGCATTTTGGCGGGCGGGGCGCTGATTTTCTTGTTGGGGGTGGTGGACGATCTGAAGGTGCTGACGCCGGAAGTGAAACTGGCGGGCCAGATTGCCGCCGCGCTCGTGCTGGTTCTTTCGGGCATGCGGATCGAGTTGTTCGTGTTGTCGAGTCCCTGGATCGGCGGCGCCGTCACGGTACTGTGGATTGTGGGGCTTACCAACTCGCTGAATTTTCTCGACAACATGGACGGACTGGCCGGGGGCATATCGGTCATCGCGGCCTGTTCTTTCTTTCTTGCCGTTCAGGCGCACGAGCAGTACTTGGTGCGGCTGGTCCTGATTATTTTCATGGGCGCGGTGGCGGGATTTCTCTATCACAACCTGAATCCGGCGCGGATTTTCATGGGCGACGCCGGCGCGATGTTTTGCGGCTACATCCTCGCGACAGTGGCCATCATGGGCACGTTTCACACGGAGCAGACGCCATCGCGCGTGGCCGTGGCCGCCCCGTTGCTGGCGCTGAGCGTGCCGATATTCGACACGATGAGCGTCGTGTATATCCGGTGGCGCAAGGGCGAATCCATCATGAAAGGCGACAAGCGCCATTTTTCGCACCGGCTGGTGCGGCTGGGCATGTCGCAGCGGCAGGCGGTCGAGTTCATCTATCTGGTCGCCGGCGTGACGGGACTTGGCGCGGCATTGCTTCCGAAAGTCGGGCTGGGCGGAACGATCATCGTGCTTGCGCAGACCGTCGGCGCGTTTCTGCTCATTGTGCTGTTGATGAATGCAGGACGCAAAAACGGGTAAACTACACGCGTTTTCGGCGGCAAAACCGGCAGGCAAAGGCGTTGGCATGGCAAAAAACGACAAGATCCGTCCCGTGGCATCCCGCATTTCCGAACCCGCGGGACAATCCGCGGATCTCCCCTGGTGGCGCGCGGCGATGCGCGAACCCATCGCGTTGGGGCTCGGCGCGCTGATCGTCGTGCGGCCTTGGCTGGACGGCATTACATACCCCACGGACAATTTTTATTTCGTGTGGGGTATTTTGCTGTTGTTCACGCTGTGGGCCTCGCAAGTTCTGCTGCGCGGGACGCCCATCCGTTTCGGCATCCCCATTTTGCTGTTGTCGGGATTCTGGCTTGTCGCGGCCGCGACCGCCTGGACCACGATCCAGTTCGACGCCACGTACCGCGCCCTGATTGTGTGGGGCGGCCATCTGTGCCTTTTCATGCTGGCATGCAACGCGCTGCGGACGCGCATCGCCGTAGGCATTGTCCTGACGGCGTTCGTGGCGAGTTCCATCGCCGAAACCGTCTGGAGCCTCGTCCATTTCCATTATGTGCTGCCCTACGTCCGTGAATCCGTCATGCGGACGCCCGCGCTCCTGAAACAGTATTTCGGCACGACGAATCTCAGCCCCGAATTGGTTCACCGCCTTGAAGTCAATCGCGCGTTCGGTTCGCTGTTGTTTCCAAACGCCCTCGCGGCCCTGCTCGTCATCGGCATTCCCTACGCGTTCGCGGGCAGCATCCACGGCGCGACACGCCTTTTGCGCGAATTGCGGTCGGCGCGCCAGACCCCGCGCGGGCCGCGGGCGTCCTCGCTATCCGTGCTGCTGGTTTCGGGTCTCATGTGGATGGGCGTGACGGCCATCGCCTATTTTCTGTTTTCCTTTATCGCGACCTTTGAGATTGCAACCCATCCGGGCGTCCAGCGCATCACGTTTCTTCCGCTGGTGTACGACCCCGGCTCTGGATACGGTTTTGATAGGCCGGTCTACATCGCCCTATGGATATTGTTCGTGGCCATTCCGCCGTTGATCGCGGCGGGCGCCGCCGCGCGCATCGTTCAGCGTTACGGCATCGGGATGCTCGGCCGCGCCATTGCCGTCTGGACGCTTCCGCCCTGGTTTCTCCTGCAACTTGCGGCGCTTTGGCTGACGTATTCCCGCGGCGGCCTCATGGCGTTGTTCGCGGCCTCCGTGACCAGCGCCGTTTTGTATTATTACGGCAAGAACAAACCGTTCGTCCCCCGAGCCGCGGCCATGGCCGCGGCGCTCATTCTGGTGTGCGCCGCCCTGTTTTCGGCATGGCATGCCCACGCGGAACAACCCGCCATGGAGCAAGCGCAGGCGGCCGATCCCGGGGCCGCCCAGCCGTCTCCGCCGCCGATT from Candidatus Hydrogenedentota bacterium harbors:
- a CDS encoding MraY family glycosyltransferase, whose amino-acid sequence is MSENWYLIFAFLLAMTFATSLLLTELVRRLALKWRFMDHPGERKMHESPIPLMGGVAIFTTFYAWLLVSFLAPRLFLEFGSEWWAERFLAGLGENAGAKLTGILAGGALIFLLGVVDDLKVLTPEVKLAGQIAAALVLVLSGMRIELFVLSSPWIGGAVTVLWIVGLTNSLNFLDNMDGLAGGISVIAACSFFLAVQAHEQYLVRLVLIIFMGAVAGFLYHNLNPARIFMGDAGAMFCGYILATVAIMGTFHTEQTPSRVAVAAPLLALSVPIFDTMSVVYIRWRKGESIMKGDKRHFSHRLVRLGMSQRQAVEFIYLVAGVTGLGAALLPKVGLGGTIIVLAQTVGAFLLIVLLMNAGRKNG